The Amycolatopsis viridis genome window below encodes:
- a CDS encoding LacI family DNA-binding transcriptional regulator has product MSDRQHVTLEDVARTAEVSLATASRALNGTTRVRDDLRERVLSAAAELAYTPNAHAQALAGGSRRTVGVICHDISDPYFAAITRGVMRVADSHGLLVMLAGTFADPDRELACVSALRAQRATAILLTGSAFEDRAWERRMAAELDPYRRGGGRVAVVTRHRSLKADTVAPDNRGGARAMAEAMHRLGHRRFAVVTGPERLTTVADRVTGFREGLAAAGIELSERDVFTSSFDRDGGYAAAGALLAARHRATCVLTASDVMALGVVSALREAGLSVPDDVSVTGFDDLPLVRDLAPPLSTVALPLERLGAEALELALDPGSASRGRVRRLPGEVLLRGSTARPRRRRRA; this is encoded by the coding sequence ATGAGCGACCGGCAGCACGTGACGCTCGAGGACGTGGCGAGGACCGCCGAGGTCTCGCTCGCGACAGCGTCGCGTGCGCTCAACGGCACCACCCGGGTGCGCGACGACCTGCGCGAGCGGGTCCTGTCGGCCGCCGCGGAGCTGGCGTACACACCGAACGCGCACGCGCAGGCGCTCGCCGGCGGTTCGCGCCGGACGGTGGGCGTGATCTGCCACGACATCAGCGACCCGTACTTCGCGGCGATCACGCGCGGGGTGATGCGAGTGGCCGACAGCCACGGGCTGCTGGTGATGCTCGCCGGCACGTTCGCCGATCCGGATCGGGAGCTGGCCTGCGTGTCGGCGCTACGGGCGCAGCGCGCGACGGCGATCCTGCTGACCGGGTCGGCGTTCGAGGACCGGGCGTGGGAGCGGCGGATGGCCGCCGAGCTGGACCCGTACCGGCGTGGCGGCGGGCGGGTTGCGGTGGTGACGCGCCACCGGTCGCTCAAGGCGGACACCGTCGCGCCGGACAACCGCGGCGGCGCACGGGCGATGGCGGAGGCGATGCACCGGCTGGGGCACCGCCGCTTCGCGGTGGTGACCGGGCCGGAGCGGCTGACCACAGTGGCGGACCGGGTCACCGGGTTCCGGGAAGGGCTGGCGGCGGCGGGGATCGAACTGTCCGAACGGGACGTGTTCACAAGTTCGTTCGACCGGGACGGCGGCTACGCGGCAGCGGGCGCGTTGCTGGCGGCCCGGCACCGGGCGACGTGCGTGCTGACCGCGTCGGACGTGATGGCGCTCGGGGTGGTCAGCGCCCTGCGCGAAGCGGGGCTCTCGGTGCCGGACGACGTGTCGGTCACCGGGTTCGACGACCTGCCGCTGGTGCGGGACCTGGCGCCGCCGCTGTCCACGGTGGCGTTGCCGCTGGAACGACTCGGTGCGGAGGCGCTCGAGCTGGCGCTGGACCCGGGCAGCGCGAGCCGGGGCCGGGTGCGCCGCCTGCCCGGCGAGGTGCTGCTGCGGGGCAGCACGGCGAGACCCCGCCGGCGGCGCCGCGCGTAG
- the lpdA gene encoding dihydrolipoyl dehydrogenase: MSAHFDVVVLGAGPGGYVAAIRASQLGLKTAIVEEKYWGGVCLNVGCIPSKALLRNAELAHLVTQEAKTFGISSDGPITFDYGAAFDRSRSVADGRVKGVHFLMKKNKIQEFTGRGTFTDAHTIEVAGENGTETVTFDHCIIAAGATTKLLPGTQLSERVVTYEEQILSRELPGSIIIAGAGAIGVEFAYVMHNYGVDVTIVEFLDRMVPLEDAEVSKELAKRYKKLGIKVLTGTKVESIDDSGAKVKVTVSSNGSQQTLEADKVLQAIGFQPRVEGYGLENTGVELTERRAIAVDGRCRTSVPHIFAIGDVTAKLMLAHAAESMGIVAAETIGGVETMELDYRMIPRATYCQPQVASFGLTEEQAREEGYDVQVAKFPFTANGKAHGLADPGGFVKILSDAKYGELLGAHLIGPDVTELLPELTLAQQWDLTVHEVARNVHAHPTLGEAVKEAIHGLAGHMINF; encoded by the coding sequence ATGAGTGCGCATTTCGACGTTGTGGTGCTGGGCGCCGGGCCCGGCGGGTATGTCGCGGCGATCCGGGCTTCGCAGCTCGGCCTGAAGACGGCGATCGTCGAGGAGAAGTACTGGGGCGGCGTGTGCCTGAACGTCGGGTGCATCCCGTCGAAGGCGCTGCTGCGCAACGCGGAGCTGGCCCACCTGGTCACCCAGGAGGCGAAGACCTTCGGCATCAGCTCGGACGGGCCGATTACCTTCGACTACGGCGCCGCGTTCGACCGCAGCCGCTCGGTCGCCGACGGCCGCGTCAAGGGCGTGCACTTCCTGATGAAGAAGAACAAGATCCAGGAGTTCACCGGGCGCGGCACGTTCACCGACGCGCACACCATCGAGGTCGCCGGGGAGAACGGCACCGAGACCGTCACCTTCGACCACTGCATCATCGCCGCCGGCGCCACCACCAAGCTGCTGCCGGGCACGCAGCTGTCCGAACGCGTGGTGACCTACGAGGAGCAGATCCTCTCCCGCGAGCTGCCGGGCAGCATCATCATCGCGGGCGCCGGCGCGATCGGCGTCGAGTTCGCCTACGTGATGCACAACTACGGCGTCGACGTCACGATCGTCGAGTTCCTGGACCGCATGGTGCCGCTGGAGGACGCCGAGGTGTCCAAGGAGCTGGCCAAGCGCTACAAGAAGCTCGGCATCAAGGTCCTGACCGGCACGAAGGTCGAGAGCATCGACGACAGCGGCGCCAAGGTCAAGGTCACCGTCTCCAGCAACGGCAGCCAGCAGACCCTGGAAGCCGACAAGGTGCTGCAGGCGATCGGTTTCCAGCCCCGGGTCGAGGGCTACGGCCTGGAGAACACCGGGGTGGAGCTGACCGAGCGGCGCGCCATCGCGGTCGACGGCCGGTGCCGGACCAGCGTGCCGCACATCTTCGCGATCGGCGACGTCACCGCGAAGCTGATGCTGGCCCACGCGGCCGAGTCGATGGGCATCGTGGCGGCCGAGACGATCGGTGGCGTGGAGACCATGGAGCTCGACTACCGGATGATCCCGCGCGCCACGTACTGCCAGCCGCAGGTCGCCAGCTTCGGGCTGACCGAGGAGCAGGCGCGCGAAGAGGGCTACGACGTCCAGGTCGCCAAGTTCCCGTTCACGGCCAACGGCAAGGCCCACGGTCTCGCCGACCCGGGCGGGTTCGTCAAGATCCTGTCCGACGCCAAGTACGGCGAGCTGCTCGGCGCGCACCTGATCGGTCCGGACGTCACCGAGCTGCTGCCGGAGCTCACGCTGGCGCAGCAATGGGACCTGACCGTGCACGAGGTGGCACGCAACGTGCATGCGCACCCGACGCTCGGCGAGGCGGTCAAGGAGGCCATCCACGGTCTCGCCGGTCACATGATCAATTTCTGA
- a CDS encoding NAD(P)H-binding protein: MIVITGATGNVGRPLVQALAAAGEVVTAVSRRISETDVPAGVRVWQGDLAQPVNLKGAFDGADAVFLLTSGDFVSSGGNLGEVMDVARAAGVRRVVLLSSQGVSSGNHSSELEDAVTASGLEWTMLRPGNFSSNAFQWADSVRTQRIVAAPFGDVALPAVDPLDIADVAAVVLRKPGHVGKIYDLTGPAPISPREQAAAIGDAVGEPVEFVELTRAEAKSAMVRFMPEPVVENTLDLLGTPPAVIQQVSPDIEQMLGRAPRPFADWAARNAAAFR; this comes from the coding sequence ATGATCGTGATTACGGGAGCAACCGGAAATGTCGGACGGCCGCTGGTGCAGGCGCTGGCGGCCGCGGGAGAAGTAGTGACGGCGGTGTCGCGGCGCATCTCCGAGACAGACGTGCCAGCGGGAGTCCGTGTCTGGCAAGGAGATCTGGCCCAACCGGTGAACCTTAAGGGCGCGTTCGACGGCGCCGACGCGGTGTTCCTGCTGACCTCAGGCGATTTCGTGAGCTCCGGCGGCAACCTCGGCGAGGTCATGGACGTCGCGCGGGCCGCCGGCGTCCGCCGCGTTGTTCTGCTGTCCTCGCAAGGCGTCAGCAGCGGCAACCATTCCTCCGAACTGGAGGACGCCGTGACCGCGTCGGGCCTGGAGTGGACGATGCTGCGCCCCGGCAACTTCAGCTCCAACGCCTTCCAGTGGGCGGATTCAGTGCGCACGCAACGAATTGTTGCGGCTCCGTTCGGGGACGTCGCACTGCCGGCCGTCGACCCGCTCGACATCGCCGACGTCGCGGCGGTGGTGCTGCGGAAACCCGGCCACGTCGGCAAGATCTACGACCTGACCGGGCCTGCCCCGATCTCACCCCGTGAGCAAGCCGCGGCGATCGGCGACGCAGTGGGCGAACCGGTGGAGTTCGTGGAACTGACCCGCGCCGAGGCCAAGTCCGCAATGGTGCGATTCATGCCCGAGCCAGTCGTGGAGAACACCCTGGACCTGCTTGGCACGCCACCCGCCGTGATCCAGCAGGTGAGCCCCGACATCGAACAGATGCTGGGCCGCGCGCCGCGTCCGTTCGCGGACTGGGCGGCACGCAACGCCGCCGCGTTCAGGTGA
- a CDS encoding nitroreductase family deazaflavin-dependent oxidoreductase, with protein MLYGDEHVRRYEETDGEVGHDWENGAPTLILTTRGRKTGQERKFALIYQEHEGAYALVASNGGAPRHPGWYLNLQAHPEVKVQVKADKFTARARTATDAEREALWPKMTAVWPAYDEYQTKTDRKIPVVVLERV; from the coding sequence ATGCTCTACGGTGACGAACACGTCCGCCGGTACGAGGAGACCGATGGTGAAGTCGGTCACGACTGGGAGAACGGCGCCCCGACGCTGATCCTCACCACCCGGGGCCGCAAGACCGGTCAGGAGCGCAAGTTCGCCCTCATCTACCAGGAGCACGAAGGCGCTTACGCGTTGGTCGCGTCCAATGGCGGCGCGCCCCGGCACCCGGGCTGGTACCTCAACCTGCAGGCCCACCCCGAGGTCAAGGTGCAGGTCAAGGCCGACAAGTTCACCGCCAGGGCGCGCACCGCGACGGACGCCGAGCGCGAGGCGCTCTGGCCGAAGATGACCGCGGTGTGGCCGGCCTACGACGAGTACCAGACGAAGACCGACCGCAAGATCCCCGTCGTGGTGCTCGAGCGCGTCTGA
- a CDS encoding molybdopterin-dependent oxidoreductase, with the protein MTARDPTTTEPPARTRPGVLVAALCGVLALLAALAVGHLVAGFISVNASPYLAVGNGAIDLTPVELKDFAVRTFGTHDKLVLLSGMAVVSVGTAALAGLASRRSPWPGTAVVALFGVVGIVAVAVRPDLGPVAILAPLASLVAGVGVFRLLHRAARTRSGGRDEPGAGKSRRSFLVTGAGVLAGSAVAGVGGQLLGSARDATASRAAVGRLVPVRTAPAIPADADFAKLGTPPFLTPNREFYRVDTALTVPQVRTEDWSLRIHGMVEAEKTYRYSDIRNRPLVERTITMTCVSNEVGGPYVSTANFVGVDLADLLEEAGVKRGAEQLLSSSVDGWTSGTPVAAVLDRGRGTMLALGMNGEPLPLEHGFPARLVTPGLYGYVSATKWVVDLEVTTWAARQAYWLERGWGEQAPIKTESRIDTPTGFQKLPAGTVRVAGVAWAQHTGIDKVEVRLDNGPWQQATLSAQVDVDTWRMWWSELEVRPGLHQVTCRAVDRSGYTQTQDRAGTVPDGATGWHTITFTAK; encoded by the coding sequence ATGACTGCGCGCGATCCGACCACGACGGAACCTCCGGCCCGGACGAGGCCGGGTGTGCTGGTGGCGGCCTTGTGCGGGGTGCTGGCGTTGCTGGCCGCCCTGGCGGTGGGGCATCTCGTCGCGGGGTTCATCAGCGTCAACGCCTCTCCGTACCTGGCGGTGGGCAACGGGGCGATCGATCTGACCCCGGTGGAGTTGAAGGACTTCGCCGTTCGCACGTTCGGCACGCACGACAAGCTGGTGCTGCTGTCCGGTATGGCGGTGGTGTCGGTGGGGACCGCCGCGCTGGCCGGGCTCGCGTCGCGGCGTTCGCCGTGGCCCGGCACCGCCGTGGTCGCCCTGTTCGGGGTGGTGGGGATCGTCGCGGTCGCGGTCCGCCCGGACCTCGGACCGGTCGCGATCCTCGCCCCGCTCGCGAGCCTGGTGGCGGGGGTGGGAGTGTTCCGGCTGCTGCACCGGGCGGCGCGAACCCGGAGCGGCGGACGTGACGAGCCAGGGGCAGGCAAGTCCCGGCGATCGTTCCTGGTCACCGGCGCGGGGGTGCTGGCGGGCTCGGCGGTGGCCGGAGTGGGGGGCCAGCTCCTGGGTTCCGCCCGCGACGCCACGGCGTCCCGGGCGGCGGTGGGCCGGCTGGTGCCCGTGCGCACGGCTCCGGCGATCCCGGCCGACGCGGACTTCGCCAAGCTCGGCACCCCACCGTTCCTGACCCCCAACCGGGAGTTCTACCGGGTGGACACCGCACTGACCGTGCCGCAGGTGCGCACCGAGGACTGGTCGCTGCGCATCCACGGCATGGTGGAGGCGGAGAAGACCTACCGCTATTCCGACATCCGCAACCGGCCCCTCGTCGAGCGCACCATCACGATGACGTGCGTGTCCAACGAAGTCGGGGGACCGTACGTGTCCACGGCGAACTTCGTCGGTGTCGATCTGGCGGACCTGCTGGAGGAAGCCGGTGTGAAGCGCGGAGCGGAGCAGTTGTTGTCGTCCAGTGTGGACGGGTGGACCTCCGGGACCCCGGTGGCGGCGGTGCTGGACCGTGGTCGTGGTACGATGCTGGCGCTGGGTATGAACGGGGAACCGTTACCGCTGGAGCACGGCTTTCCCGCCCGGCTGGTGACTCCCGGCCTGTACGGGTATGTGTCGGCGACCAAGTGGGTCGTCGACCTGGAGGTCACCACGTGGGCGGCGCGGCAGGCGTACTGGCTCGAGCGCGGCTGGGGTGAGCAGGCGCCGATCAAGACCGAGTCCCGGATCGACACACCAACAGGGTTCCAGAAACTGCCCGCCGGAACGGTGCGCGTCGCGGGCGTGGCCTGGGCCCAGCACACCGGCATCGACAAGGTGGAAGTCCGGCTCGACAACGGGCCCTGGCAGCAGGCGACGCTTTCCGCACAGGTCGATGTGGACACCTGGCGTATGTGGTGGTCCGAATTGGAGGTCCGCCCTGGCTTGCATCAGGTCACCTGCCGTGCCGTCGATCGCAGTGGCTACACCCAGACTCAGGACCGTGCCGGCACCGTTCCCGACGGAGCCACCGGCTGGCACACCATCACCTTCACCGCGAAGTGA
- a CDS encoding NADP-dependent oxidoreductase, whose protein sequence is MKAAAFTEPGGPEVLRTMDLPDPQAGPGQVRVRVRAAGVQPFDAAVRAGWAPPTATDLSWPRVPGNEFAGVVDQVGDGAGWSVGDEVLGFNVLRCYAEYVVVGADQITAKPANMPWTVAGGFTAGTQTAYLALRQLGVGQGDTVLIHAAAGSVGTAAVQLARRWGASVIGTASEANQEYVSSLGATPVVYGEGLADRVRALAPGGVHAVLDGAGGDALDLSLTLVKERQRVITLVDHGRAGSLGVQLVRGERTPERLAEVAAMYARGELSFLVRRTYALDEAAEAHREIETGHGRGKVVLTV, encoded by the coding sequence ATGAAGGCGGCGGCGTTCACCGAGCCCGGTGGCCCCGAAGTGTTGCGCACGATGGACCTCCCGGACCCCCAGGCGGGTCCGGGACAGGTCCGGGTCCGCGTGCGCGCGGCAGGCGTCCAGCCGTTCGACGCCGCGGTCCGGGCCGGCTGGGCACCACCCACTGCCACGGACTTGAGCTGGCCCCGGGTACCGGGCAACGAGTTCGCCGGAGTGGTCGACCAGGTCGGCGACGGAGCTGGGTGGTCCGTCGGCGACGAGGTGCTCGGCTTCAACGTGCTGCGCTGCTATGCCGAGTACGTGGTGGTCGGGGCGGACCAGATCACCGCCAAGCCGGCGAACATGCCGTGGACCGTGGCGGGTGGTTTCACGGCCGGCACCCAGACCGCGTACCTGGCGTTGCGGCAGCTCGGCGTAGGTCAGGGCGACACGGTGCTGATCCACGCCGCGGCGGGCTCGGTGGGCACCGCGGCGGTCCAGCTCGCGCGCCGGTGGGGAGCGAGCGTGATCGGCACGGCGAGCGAGGCGAACCAGGAGTACGTGAGTTCACTCGGCGCCACCCCGGTGGTCTACGGCGAGGGGCTGGCGGACCGGGTGCGCGCGCTCGCACCCGGGGGAGTGCACGCCGTCCTGGACGGCGCGGGCGGGGACGCGCTCGACCTGTCACTCACCCTGGTGAAGGAGCGTCAGCGCGTCATCACCCTGGTGGACCACGGCCGGGCGGGGTCGCTGGGCGTTCAGCTGGTGCGGGGGGAGCGCACGCCCGAGCGGCTGGCCGAGGTGGCCGCGATGTACGCGCGGGGCGAGCTGAGCTTCCTGGTGCGGCGCACGTACGCGCTGGACGAGGCGGCCGAGGCGCACCGGGAGATCGAGACCGGCCACGGACGTGGCAAAGTCGTGCTGACGGTGTAG
- the sigK gene encoding ECF RNA polymerase sigma factor SigK: MDDSVRAVPAPAPGSAGLGADDLLVEVARGSEVAFEQLYEVVAGPVYGVVRRVVRDVAQSEEVTQEVLVELWRTAARFDPARGSAVNWALTLAHRRAVDRVRSAQARVDREQKTQAMASGREFDEVAEAVTARLEREQVRRCLSTLTELQRESVVLAYYGGKTYPEVAELLDCPLGTIKTRLRDGLIRLRDCLGVTR; encoded by the coding sequence ATGGATGACTCCGTGCGGGCAGTCCCGGCGCCTGCGCCGGGCAGCGCCGGCCTGGGCGCCGACGACCTGCTCGTCGAGGTGGCTCGGGGCAGTGAGGTCGCGTTCGAGCAGCTGTACGAGGTGGTGGCGGGGCCGGTGTACGGCGTCGTGCGCCGGGTGGTGCGTGATGTGGCCCAGTCGGAGGAGGTCACGCAGGAGGTACTGGTGGAGCTGTGGCGGACCGCGGCGCGTTTCGATCCCGCGCGGGGCAGCGCGGTGAACTGGGCGCTGACGCTGGCGCACCGCCGGGCGGTCGACCGGGTGCGGTCGGCGCAAGCCCGCGTGGACCGCGAGCAGAAGACGCAGGCGATGGCATCGGGGCGGGAGTTCGACGAGGTTGCGGAGGCGGTGACCGCCCGGCTGGAGCGTGAGCAGGTGCGCCGCTGCCTGTCCACGCTGACCGAGCTGCAGCGCGAGTCCGTCGTGCTGGCCTACTACGGCGGCAAAACCTACCCGGAGGTCGCCGAGCTGCTGGACTGTCCGCTGGGGACGATCAAGACGCGGTTGCGGGACGGGCTGATCCGCCTGCGGGACTGCCTGGGGGTGACCCGATGA
- a CDS encoding anti-sigma factor, which produces MTTPDVHLLTGAYALDALDEVERRRFERHMAECAECTQEVAELRATTARLGLAVSQPPPPDLKSQVLTRIAETRQDPPVTSGRPRRRLALRLVSVAAAVAVAVAAGLGVVAVRTSGQLTAARSELAQTQARDNAIAELLSAPDLRAVPGQHGSVLVSQRLDRGLLLVSGMPATPPGSAYQAWTIVGGTPRSIGVLGGEPLLFDGLRGVRQIAMTVEPAGGSPQPTTAPVATFGI; this is translated from the coding sequence ATGACCACGCCCGACGTGCACCTGCTCACCGGTGCGTACGCGCTGGACGCGCTGGACGAGGTGGAGCGGCGCCGGTTCGAACGGCACATGGCCGAATGCGCCGAGTGCACCCAGGAGGTCGCCGAACTGCGGGCCACCACCGCCCGCCTCGGGCTCGCCGTGTCGCAGCCCCCGCCGCCGGACCTGAAGTCGCAGGTCCTCACCCGGATCGCCGAGACGCGCCAAGACCCACCGGTCACGTCCGGCAGGCCGCGTCGTCGCCTCGCGCTGCGCCTCGTGTCGGTGGCCGCGGCGGTCGCCGTCGCGGTGGCGGCCGGGCTCGGCGTGGTGGCGGTCCGCACCTCCGGCCAGCTCACGGCCGCCCGCAGCGAGCTGGCCCAGACCCAGGCCCGCGACAACGCGATCGCCGAACTGCTGTCGGCGCCGGATCTGCGTGCCGTGCCCGGGCAGCACGGCAGCGTGCTGGTCTCGCAGCGGCTGGACCGGGGGCTGCTGCTGGTATCCGGCATGCCCGCCACACCTCCCGGCTCGGCCTACCAGGCGTGGACCATCGTCGGCGGCACCCCGCGCTCGATCGGCGTCCTCGGCGGCGAGCCCCTGCTGTTCGACGGGCTGCGAGGAGTCCGGCAGATCGCGATGACCGTCGAACCCGCGGGCGGCTCACCCCAGCCCACCACGGCGCCGGTGGCGACGTTCGGCATCTGA
- a CDS encoding SDR family oxidoreductase: protein MGGVAVVTGAGSGIGREVARELLRAGYRVALSGRRPGPLEETAAGAPDALVHAADVADPAQVQALFEAVADRWGRVDVLFNNAGTFGPAGDPDDIPVEAWQQTVAVNLTGAFLCAREAFRMMKHQDPRGGRIINNGSISAHAPRPGSVAYTATKHAITGLTKSLSLDGRPYDIACGQLDIGNAATDMTAGIARGARQADGRELPEPTFDARHVAEAVRYMADLPLTANVQFMTVTATKMPFIGRG from the coding sequence GTGGGTGGGGTCGCGGTCGTGACGGGCGCGGGGTCGGGAATCGGCCGCGAGGTGGCGCGGGAGCTGCTGCGCGCGGGCTACCGCGTGGCGCTGAGCGGCCGGCGGCCCGGTCCGCTGGAGGAAACCGCGGCCGGAGCGCCGGACGCCCTCGTCCACGCGGCGGACGTGGCCGACCCCGCCCAGGTCCAGGCCCTCTTCGAGGCGGTGGCGGACCGCTGGGGCCGGGTCGACGTGCTGTTCAACAACGCCGGCACGTTCGGCCCGGCCGGTGACCCGGACGACATCCCGGTCGAGGCGTGGCAGCAGACGGTGGCGGTCAACCTGACCGGCGCGTTCCTGTGCGCGCGGGAGGCGTTCCGGATGATGAAGCACCAGGACCCGCGCGGCGGCCGCATCATCAACAACGGCTCCATCTCGGCGCACGCGCCGCGCCCCGGAAGCGTCGCGTACACGGCGACGAAGCACGCGATCACCGGACTGACGAAGTCGCTGTCCCTGGATGGGCGCCCGTACGACATCGCGTGTGGCCAACTCGACATCGGCAACGCGGCAACGGACATGACGGCCGGCATCGCGCGCGGCGCCCGCCAAGCGGACGGCCGCGAGCTGCCCGAACCCACCTTCGACGCCAGACACGTGGCCGAAGCCGTCCGGTACATGGCGGACCTGCCACTGACCGCGAACGTGCAGTTCATGACGGTGACGGCCACGAAGATGCCGTTCATCGGCCGAGGCTGA
- a CDS encoding winged helix-turn-helix transcriptional regulator, which translates to MTETTVVRDSACEISPVVDIVFSRWTTPILWALNNHGRQRFVELERRIGAITPKVLTQRLRQLERDGLITRTYHAEVPPRVEYEISALGRSLGPLFATLSRWATANLDHVEQARREYDEAGLPRP; encoded by the coding sequence GTGACCGAGACCACAGTGGTGCGGGACTCCGCATGCGAGATCTCGCCGGTCGTCGACATCGTGTTCAGCCGCTGGACCACGCCCATTCTGTGGGCGCTCAACAACCATGGCAGGCAGCGGTTCGTGGAGCTGGAACGGCGAATCGGCGCGATCACGCCGAAGGTGCTCACTCAGCGGTTACGGCAGCTCGAACGCGACGGCCTGATCACTCGTACCTATCACGCCGAGGTGCCACCGCGGGTCGAGTACGAGATCAGTGCGCTCGGCCGCAGCCTCGGTCCGCTGTTCGCGACGTTGTCGCGCTGGGCCACGGCGAACCTGGACCACGTCGAGCAGGCGCGTCGCGAGTACGACGAGGCCGGCCTGCCCCGGCCGTAG